A part of Larkinella insperata genomic DNA contains:
- a CDS encoding M1 family metallopeptidase, protein MNKLLFFISVLLSLVEVRAQSKSTSSYDPHELFHPLFNMQPGNDYRASSGAPGPRYWQNRADYKINARLDEEKNVLTGDVEITYKNNSPEALSFLWLQLDQNAFSDTSRAAKTTPVRGGRYGNSGFSGGFEIQSVTVDQGKGKAVDYLITDTRMQVRLAEPLKAEGGVIKLKVEYSFKIPGYGSDRMGTSQTRNGLIYEMAQWYPRMCVYDDVEGWNVLPYLGAGEFYLEYGDFEYTIDVPWNHIVVGSGELLNPQEVLTAEQQRRLAQARNSDKTVLLRTKDEVNSPQSRPKQSGRLTWRFRCQNARDVAWATSKAFVWDAARINLPSGKKALAMSAYPVESATDDSWNRSTEYVKGCIEFYSGYLAEYTYPVATNVAGVVGGMEYPGIVFCDRRDKKESLWGVTDHEFGHNWFPMIVGNNERKYAWMDEGFNTFINILSTENFNNGEYNRPKGTMHDLAPALFNIDEPIMTIPDVLQPLHLGIMGYYKPGMGLKLLRDVVLGPKRFDYAFKTYVQRWAFKHPTPYDFFRTIEDAAGEDLGWFWRGYFYETWKLDQAVKDVRYVDQDPQKGSVITIENLEKWAMPVTVEVEEVGGKKTRVSLPVEIWQRGGTWSFKQPTTAPIRSVTIDPDEKLPDINPRNNTWKNNSASSNSTAN, encoded by the coding sequence ATGAATAAACTCCTTTTTTTTATTAGTGTCCTTTTGTCGTTGGTGGAAGTTCGGGCGCAGTCCAAAAGCACATCCAGCTACGACCCGCACGAACTTTTCCATCCACTGTTTAATATGCAGCCGGGTAACGACTACCGGGCAAGCAGTGGCGCTCCCGGTCCCCGTTACTGGCAAAACCGGGCCGATTACAAAATCAACGCCCGTCTGGACGAAGAAAAGAACGTCTTGACCGGAGACGTTGAGATTACGTATAAAAACAACAGCCCCGAAGCCTTGTCGTTTTTGTGGCTGCAACTGGATCAGAACGCTTTTTCCGACACGTCCCGGGCGGCCAAAACCACGCCGGTGCGTGGGGGGCGTTACGGAAATTCGGGCTTTTCCGGCGGGTTCGAAATTCAGTCGGTCACGGTTGACCAGGGCAAAGGCAAGGCCGTTGATTACCTGATTACCGACACGCGGATGCAGGTGCGGCTGGCCGAACCGTTGAAAGCGGAGGGCGGGGTTATCAAGCTGAAAGTGGAATATTCATTTAAAATTCCGGGCTACGGCTCCGACCGCATGGGTACGTCGCAGACGCGCAACGGGCTGATCTATGAAATGGCGCAGTGGTATCCGCGGATGTGCGTGTACGACGATGTTGAGGGCTGGAACGTACTGCCTTACCTGGGAGCGGGCGAGTTTTACCTGGAATACGGTGATTTTGAATACACCATCGATGTTCCCTGGAACCACATTGTTGTCGGCTCCGGCGAACTGCTAAACCCGCAGGAGGTTTTGACCGCCGAGCAGCAACGGCGGCTGGCGCAGGCCCGTAACAGCGATAAGACGGTGTTGCTGCGCACCAAAGATGAAGTCAACAGCCCGCAGAGCCGTCCGAAACAGTCGGGCCGATTGACCTGGCGATTTCGTTGCCAGAACGCCCGTGATGTAGCCTGGGCAACCTCCAAAGCCTTTGTGTGGGATGCGGCCCGGATTAATCTGCCGAGCGGAAAAAAAGCGCTGGCAATGTCGGCTTACCCGGTTGAAAGCGCTACGGACGATTCCTGGAACCGTTCGACGGAATACGTGAAAGGCTGTATTGAGTTTTATTCCGGTTACCTGGCCGAGTATACTTATCCGGTGGCCACGAACGTCGCTGGTGTTGTGGGCGGGATGGAGTACCCCGGTATTGTATTTTGTGACCGTCGCGACAAAAAAGAATCGCTCTGGGGCGTTACTGACCACGAATTTGGTCACAACTGGTTTCCGATGATCGTCGGGAATAACGAACGTAAATACGCCTGGATGGACGAAGGTTTCAACACGTTCATCAACATTCTCTCAACGGAAAACTTCAACAACGGCGAATACAACCGCCCGAAAGGAACGATGCACGACCTGGCCCCGGCGCTGTTCAACATCGACGAACCGATCATGACGATCCCGGACGTGCTGCAACCGCTGCATCTGGGCATTATGGGGTATTACAAACCGGGCATGGGCCTAAAACTGCTGCGGGACGTGGTACTGGGCCCGAAGCGCTTCGATTATGCGTTTAAAACGTACGTACAACGTTGGGCTTTCAAGCATCCGACGCCGTATGATTTCTTTCGGACGATTGAGGATGCCGCCGGGGAAGATTTGGGCTGGTTCTGGCGGGGGTATTTCTACGAAACCTGGAAGCTGGATCAGGCCGTAAAAGACGTGCGGTATGTGGATCAGGACCCGCAGAAAGGTTCAGTAATCACCATTGAGAACCTGGAGAAGTGGGCGATGCCGGTTACGGTCGAGGTAGAAGAAGTAGGCGGTAAAAAGACGCGGGTCAGCCTGCCTGTCGAAATCTGGCAGCGGGGCGGCACCTGGAGTTTCAAACAGCCAACCACCGCGCCAATCCGGTCGGTAACCATTGACCCGGATGAAAAACTGCCGGATATTAATCCGCGCAACAACACCTGGAAAAATAACAGCGCGTCTTCGAATTCGACGGCCAACTAA
- a CDS encoding 3-oxoacyl-ACP synthase III family protein encodes MYIHAVSHYLPSEVVGNEHFTKLNGLSSEWIIERTGIHERRKAAPDENTNTMALEAVRRLFEQTTIVPSQIDLIVGATYTPYDTIVTLAHVVQHNLGVADIPVVSISTACSSLINAVEVVEGYFAMNKASLAVVVVSEHNTAYNNESDTVSGHLWGDGAAALLISKERISEDDMTIQTIITGGAATSGKATTGVMLKPLEKGVIMPHGRDVFIHACQYMPKVSVQVLEKHNLTIDDVAYLIPHQANLRISLNVINTLKLPESKLLSNIQKLGNTGCAGCAIALSENRSIFKKGEKIVLTVFGGGYSFGAMLVEV; translated from the coding sequence ATGTATATTCATGCAGTTAGCCATTACCTTCCTAGCGAAGTAGTTGGCAACGAACACTTTACCAAGCTCAACGGTTTATCGAGCGAGTGGATTATCGAACGAACCGGTATCCACGAACGTCGCAAAGCAGCACCGGACGAAAATACAAACACTATGGCGCTGGAAGCCGTCCGGCGTCTGTTCGAGCAAACGACGATTGTTCCTTCTCAGATCGACCTTATCGTAGGTGCTACCTACACTCCATACGACACCATTGTCACCCTGGCCCACGTTGTCCAGCACAATCTGGGTGTAGCCGATATCCCGGTGGTTTCGATCTCAACCGCCTGTTCATCGCTGATCAACGCCGTCGAAGTGGTAGAAGGCTATTTTGCCATGAACAAAGCTTCCCTGGCGGTGGTGGTTGTTTCGGAGCATAATACGGCTTACAACAACGAATCAGACACGGTGTCGGGGCATTTGTGGGGCGACGGAGCAGCCGCTCTGCTGATCTCCAAAGAGCGCATCAGCGAGGACGACATGACGATCCAGACCATCATTACGGGCGGGGCCGCGACCAGCGGAAAAGCCACCACCGGCGTCATGCTGAAACCGTTGGAAAAAGGCGTTATCATGCCCCACGGCCGCGACGTGTTTATTCACGCCTGTCAGTACATGCCCAAAGTAAGCGTCCAGGTGCTGGAGAAACACAACCTGACGATTGACGATGTGGCTTACCTGATTCCGCACCAGGCTAACCTGCGCATCAGCCTGAACGTGATCAATACGCTGAAACTGCCCGAATCCAAGCTGCTTTCCAACATTCAGAAACTCGGGAACACGGGTTGCGCGGGCTGCGCCATTGCCTTGTCCGAAAACCGCTCCATTTTCAAGAAAGGCGAAAAAATCGTCCTAACGGTGTTTGGTGGTGGGTATTCGTTTGGTGCAATGCTCGTTGAAGTATAG
- the secA gene encoding preprotein translocase subunit SecA has protein sequence MINLITKGITKLFGTKSDRDIRELLPYVDKVNAEFQKLQSLSNDQLRNATVELKQVIAQRLQPIDTQLADLQKQVADQPDLDVDAKQRIFNQIDKLEADRNKELEVVLLDILPQAFAVVKETAKRFKENEQLEVTATEFDREFAARKKHITITGDKAYWANSWDAAGTQIKWDMVHYDVQIIGGTVLHQGKISEMATGEGKTLVATFPAYLNALAGRGVHIVTVNDYLAKRDSEWMAPLFEFHGLRVDCIDKHQPNSFSRKQAYLADITYGTNNEFGFDYLRDNMSRGVDELVQRKHHYAMVDEVDSVLIDDARTPLIISGPVPRGDEQEFAELKPRIARVAEVQRKLVQDLLNEAKKKIAAGDEKEGGLALFRAHRGLPKYKPLIKYLSETGIKAVLQKTESVYLAENQKLMPEADAPLYFTIDERHNSIDLTEKGIDYITGSGEDPNFFILPDLSIDMNAIDKSTELEEKEKILHKEALIRDYSVKTQRINTVNQLLKAYCLFELNVDYVIMDGKVKIVDEQTGRIMEGRRWSDGLHQAVEAKEGVKVEDATQTYATVTLQNYFRMYHKLAGMTGTAETEASEFWTIYKLDVVVIPTNRGIVRKDEEDKVYRSVREKYNAVVDEIVSLVEKGRPVLVGTTSVENSELLSRMLSLRKIAHQVLNAKQHQREAEIVAEAGKPGTVTIATNMAGRGTDIKLTPESKAAGGLAIVGTERHESRRVDRQLRGRAGRQGDPGTTQFFVSLEDSLMRLFGSDRIAKVMDRMGLEEGEVIQHSMITKSIERAQKKVEENNFGIRKRLLEYDDVMNYQREAIYKRRRNALFGDRLALDIANTMYDVCEDLANNNEGNYDEFALQTLTALGFETAISREEFSRLKSKELAQKLYEEADRHYHDKNTAIREKSGPVLQSILEERGATIQDIVVPFSDGLRELTVVANLRKTVETEGRELITEMEKAVSLSVIDQEWKEHLREMDDLKQSVQNAVFEQKDPLLVYKFESVELFKRFLSKVNFDTISFLTKTDIPGQEAEEVEQEVRQAPPQRHPEPQPELHTNKEDHEEPVAGGPQEYARKMATAEKQAPMRSVKVANRNEKVSVQYMDGTIKRDVKYKVVENDVQSGRAVLID, from the coding sequence ATGATTAACCTCATAACAAAGGGCATTACCAAACTCTTCGGTACTAAGTCGGATCGGGACATTCGCGAACTGCTCCCGTACGTCGACAAAGTAAACGCTGAGTTTCAAAAATTACAGTCTCTTTCCAACGATCAGCTTCGAAACGCAACGGTTGAACTCAAGCAGGTTATTGCGCAACGGTTGCAGCCGATCGATACCCAGCTCGCCGATCTTCAAAAGCAGGTAGCCGATCAGCCTGATCTGGACGTGGATGCCAAACAACGCATCTTCAACCAGATCGATAAACTGGAAGCCGACCGGAACAAGGAACTGGAAGTGGTTTTGCTCGATATTCTGCCGCAGGCGTTTGCCGTTGTGAAAGAAACGGCTAAACGGTTTAAGGAAAACGAGCAGCTGGAGGTAACCGCTACTGAATTCGACCGTGAATTTGCCGCCCGCAAAAAACACATTACCATCACCGGCGATAAAGCCTACTGGGCCAATAGCTGGGATGCCGCCGGAACCCAGATCAAGTGGGACATGGTCCACTACGATGTGCAGATCATCGGGGGTACGGTATTGCACCAGGGTAAAATTTCGGAGATGGCAACCGGGGAAGGTAAAACGCTGGTTGCTACGTTCCCGGCTTACCTGAACGCCCTGGCCGGTCGCGGAGTTCATATCGTAACCGTCAACGACTACCTGGCGAAACGCGACTCCGAGTGGATGGCCCCGCTGTTCGAGTTCCACGGCTTGCGCGTCGATTGCATCGATAAACACCAACCCAACTCCTTCTCCCGCAAACAGGCGTATCTGGCCGATATTACTTACGGTACCAACAACGAATTTGGTTTCGACTACCTGCGCGATAACATGTCGCGGGGGGTCGACGAACTGGTTCAGCGCAAGCACCATTACGCCATGGTCGATGAGGTCGACTCCGTGTTGATCGATGACGCCCGGACGCCGTTGATCATTTCCGGTCCCGTGCCGCGCGGTGACGAACAGGAGTTTGCCGAACTGAAGCCCCGCATTGCCCGCGTCGCCGAAGTTCAGCGCAAACTGGTTCAGGACCTGCTGAACGAGGCCAAAAAGAAAATTGCCGCCGGCGACGAAAAAGAAGGCGGTCTGGCCTTATTCCGCGCCCACCGGGGTCTGCCGAAATACAAGCCGTTGATCAAATACCTGAGTGAAACGGGGATCAAGGCCGTTCTCCAGAAAACGGAATCGGTCTACCTGGCCGAAAACCAGAAGTTGATGCCTGAAGCCGATGCCCCGTTGTACTTCACGATCGACGAGCGGCACAACAGCATCGACCTTACCGAAAAGGGAATTGATTACATCACCGGTTCCGGCGAAGATCCCAACTTCTTTATCCTGCCCGATCTGTCGATTGACATGAACGCGATTGACAAAAGCACGGAGCTGGAGGAAAAAGAGAAAATCTTACACAAAGAAGCGCTCATCCGCGATTATTCGGTAAAAACCCAGCGGATCAATACCGTTAACCAGTTGCTGAAAGCCTACTGTCTGTTTGAACTCAACGTTGATTACGTCATTATGGATGGCAAGGTCAAAATTGTTGATGAGCAGACGGGCCGGATCATGGAAGGCCGCCGGTGGTCCGACGGATTGCACCAGGCCGTGGAAGCCAAAGAAGGCGTGAAAGTAGAAGATGCCACGCAGACTTACGCAACGGTTACGCTGCAGAACTACTTCCGCATGTATCATAAACTGGCCGGGATGACCGGTACCGCCGAAACCGAAGCGTCGGAGTTCTGGACGATCTACAAACTGGACGTGGTGGTGATTCCGACGAACCGGGGTATTGTCCGGAAAGATGAGGAAGATAAAGTCTACCGTTCGGTGCGGGAAAAATACAATGCCGTGGTTGACGAGATCGTCAGCCTCGTTGAGAAAGGACGTCCGGTGCTGGTGGGTACCACTTCCGTTGAAAACTCCGAATTGTTAAGCCGGATGCTGTCGCTGCGGAAAATTGCGCACCAGGTATTGAATGCCAAGCAACACCAGCGGGAGGCCGAAATTGTGGCCGAAGCCGGTAAGCCCGGAACGGTAACGATTGCAACGAACATGGCCGGTCGGGGAACGGACATCAAGCTGACGCCGGAATCGAAGGCAGCGGGCGGTCTGGCCATCGTTGGTACGGAGCGGCACGAATCCCGGCGCGTTGACCGCCAGTTGCGCGGTCGGGCCGGTCGTCAGGGTGATCCCGGTACGACGCAGTTCTTCGTCTCGCTGGAAGACAGCCTGATGCGGCTTTTCGGTTCCGACCGGATTGCCAAAGTCATGGACCGGATGGGTCTGGAAGAAGGTGAAGTAATTCAGCATTCAATGATTACGAAGTCCATCGAACGGGCGCAGAAGAAAGTCGAAGAAAACAACTTCGGAATTCGGAAACGCCTGCTGGAATACGACGACGTGATGAACTATCAGCGGGAGGCCATTTACAAACGCCGTCGGAACGCGCTGTTCGGCGATCGGCTGGCCCTCGACATCGCCAATACGATGTACGACGTCTGCGAGGACCTGGCAAACAACAACGAAGGCAACTACGACGAATTTGCACTCCAAACGCTGACGGCCCTCGGGTTTGAGACCGCCATCAGCCGCGAAGAGTTCAGCCGCCTGAAGAGCAAGGAACTGGCGCAGAAGCTGTACGAAGAAGCTGATCGGCACTACCACGATAAAAATACTGCCATTCGCGAGAAGTCCGGACCGGTTCTGCAATCCATTCTGGAAGAGCGGGGAGCTACCATTCAGGACATCGTAGTTCCGTTCTCCGACGGGCTGCGCGAGCTGACCGTGGTTGCCAACCTTCGCAAAACCGTTGAAACGGAAGGCCGCGAACTGATTACGGAAATGGAAAAAGCCGTTTCGCTGTCGGTGATCGACCAGGAATGGAAGGAACACCTGCGCGAAATGGACGACCTGAAACAATCGGTGCAGAACGCTGTTTTTGAACAGAAAGACCCGTTGCTGGTTTATAAATTTGAATCGGTGGAGTTGTTCAAACGGTTTTTGAGCAAGGTCAATTTCGATACAATTAGTTTCCTGACCAAAACCGACATTCCGGGCCAGGAAGCCGAGGAAGTGGAGCAGGAGGTTCGGCAGGCTCCGCCCCAGCGCCATCCGGAACCGCAGCCGGAGCTGCACACCAACAAAGAAGATCACGAAGAGCCCGTCGCCGGTGGACCGCAGGAGTATGCCCGCAAGATGGCAACTGCCGAAAAGCAGGCGCCGATGCGGTCGGTGAAAGTGGCTAACCGGAACGAAAAAGTGAGCGTTCAGTACATGGACGGCACCATCAAACGGGACGTTAAATACAAGGTAGTCGAAAACGACGTCCAGAGTGGCCGGGCGGTTTTAATTGACTAA
- a CDS encoding endonuclease/exonuclease/phosphatase family protein — protein MEKLNVLLWNMEWMNDLFDSSGTFRPDDAVPQHAPDTTVRTRRTQLSGVIAEIDPDVVIVVEGPNTDKELQLFFDTDITGTWITKVQPTKGSSQLVGCAIRTDRGKFDAANPLKFFDTANKDQFPEFQPFDIDTEDDGVIERYRFERSPLYVELRTAGGHSVRFLGLHLKSKGIFDAYEWSKWWEVADANRRKLLAQATQIRLNFLNKYLLNEDTRNIPLIVCGDINDGPGLDASEKRILGSGIERLMGTVWYPALCLGNALFDYCLTPADRLNLRFEKIYTTSFRDPIFNNTWHKEWIDHVLYSRNRPQPWVTSARIYTEMPDGRKIWDKYPHASDHMPVSVEISL, from the coding sequence ATGGAAAAGCTGAATGTATTGCTCTGGAATATGGAGTGGATGAATGACCTGTTTGACAGCAGCGGTACCTTTCGGCCGGATGATGCCGTTCCGCAGCATGCGCCGGACACCACCGTGCGGACCCGTCGGACCCAGCTGTCGGGCGTTATTGCGGAAATAGACCCGGATGTGGTGATTGTTGTCGAAGGGCCAAACACCGATAAGGAACTGCAACTGTTTTTTGATACGGACATAACCGGCACCTGGATCACGAAAGTACAACCCACCAAAGGGTCCTCCCAACTCGTTGGCTGTGCCATCCGGACCGACCGGGGTAAGTTCGATGCGGCAAATCCACTGAAGTTTTTCGATACCGCCAACAAAGACCAATTTCCCGAGTTTCAGCCGTTTGACATCGATACCGAAGACGACGGTGTAATCGAACGCTACCGCTTTGAGCGCTCTCCCTTGTACGTGGAGCTTCGGACGGCGGGTGGCCATTCTGTCCGGTTTCTGGGACTGCACCTGAAGAGCAAGGGCATTTTCGACGCCTACGAATGGAGCAAATGGTGGGAGGTGGCCGACGCCAACCGCCGAAAGCTGCTGGCGCAGGCTACGCAGATTCGGCTGAACTTCCTGAACAAATACCTGCTGAACGAGGACACCCGAAACATTCCGCTGATTGTCTGTGGCGACATCAACGACGGCCCCGGCCTGGATGCTAGTGAGAAACGAATTTTGGGCAGCGGCATCGAACGGTTGATGGGGACGGTCTGGTATCCCGCCCTGTGTCTGGGCAACGCCCTGTTTGATTACTGCCTGACGCCCGCCGATCGGCTGAATCTGCGGTTCGAAAAAATTTATACGACTTCTTTTCGTGACCCGATTTTCAACAACACCTGGCATAAAGAGTGGATCGACCACGTGTTGTATTCCCGAAACCGTCCACAACCCTGGGTAACCAGTGCCCGGATTTACACCGAAATGCCCGATGGTCGGAAGATCTGGGATAAGTACCCCCATGCTTCCGATCACATGCCGGTTTCGGTGGAAATTAGTTTGTAA